One window from the genome of Bdellovibrio sp. NC01 encodes:
- a CDS encoding DUF192 domain-containing protein — protein MMAVLQNKSTNVNLVPNLEVAKTFWSRGKGLLGRKNLSEDAALWIHQCNSIHTCFMQFSIDCVFVDKNLKVKAIYKDVKPWRMVFPVWGASSVIEMAAGTSSKLNISVGDQLYVGA, from the coding sequence ATGATGGCAGTGTTGCAGAATAAATCCACAAACGTAAACCTGGTTCCGAATCTGGAAGTCGCAAAGACTTTCTGGAGTCGTGGCAAGGGCTTGCTTGGCAGAAAAAATCTGTCCGAGGACGCAGCGCTTTGGATTCATCAGTGCAACAGCATTCATACGTGTTTTATGCAGTTTTCTATCGACTGTGTATTTGTAGATAAAAATTTGAAAGTCAAAGCCATCTATAAAGATGTGAAACCTTGGCGAATGGTTTTCCCAGTATGGGGAGCCAGTTCAGTCATTGAGATGGCAGCAGGTACAAGCAGCAAGTTGAACATCAGCGTGGGAGATCAACTCTATGTGGGCGCTTAG
- a CDS encoding nucleoside triphosphate pyrophosphatase — translation MKPIVLASESPRRRQLLHEAGFSFDVVPVKVSEIPNKNLNVNDQILDIARRKARQALADHKSSGKGPAILISADTEVIFGGSPLGKPADRDDAYRILKLLSGNYHEVLTAVCVVDTDTGKELSHVETTKIFFKTLNDDEIWTYIATGEPMDKAGAYGIQGHGGKFVEKFEGPFDNVVGLPVAVVRHLLAKLES, via the coding sequence ATGAAACCAATTGTGTTGGCATCTGAATCCCCACGTCGTCGTCAACTTCTTCACGAAGCTGGTTTTTCATTCGACGTGGTACCAGTTAAAGTATCGGAAATTCCTAACAAAAACCTGAATGTGAATGACCAGATTTTGGATATCGCCCGACGAAAAGCTAGACAGGCTTTAGCTGACCATAAGTCGAGTGGAAAAGGCCCTGCGATCCTCATATCCGCCGATACGGAAGTGATTTTTGGTGGGAGCCCGCTTGGAAAACCCGCAGATCGCGACGATGCCTACCGCATTTTAAAACTTTTGTCTGGGAATTATCATGAAGTACTGACCGCAGTTTGCGTGGTCGACACCGACACCGGCAAAGAGTTGTCTCATGTTGAGACGACAAAAATTTTCTTCAAGACACTTAATGATGATGAAATCTGGACCTATATTGCGACGGGTGAGCCCATGGATAAGGCCGGCGCCTATGGCATTCAAGGTCATGGGGGCAAGTTCGTGGAAAAGTTCGAAGGCCCATTTGATAACGTCGTTGGTTTACCAGTTGCGGTAGTTCGCCATCTTTTGGCAAAATTGGAGTCATGA
- a CDS encoding YggS family pyridoxal phosphate-dependent enzyme — MSLQQVLSQLGKAKLLAVSKLQPMEKIRDLYGQGQRRFGENYVQEALDKQEALSDLPDIEWHLIGHLQKNKAKYVVGKFHLIHSVESLELAQVLSRQCDSKGVQQNILIQVNLAHEETKNGFDKNDVLAAWPELMKLPNLHIMGLMTMPPLTETGSEVRHYFAELRALRDELKRQTDTTVHPMTELSMGTSHDYQVAIEEGATIVRLGTILFGERPVRR; from the coding sequence ATGTCTTTGCAACAAGTCTTGAGTCAATTAGGTAAAGCCAAACTTCTCGCCGTTTCCAAGTTACAACCTATGGAAAAGATCCGCGATTTATACGGACAAGGACAACGTCGTTTTGGTGAAAACTATGTGCAAGAGGCTTTAGACAAACAGGAAGCTCTTTCCGACCTACCCGATATTGAATGGCACTTGATCGGCCATCTGCAAAAAAATAAAGCCAAATACGTGGTTGGGAAATTCCATCTGATTCATTCGGTGGAAAGCCTTGAGCTTGCCCAAGTTTTAAGCCGTCAATGCGACTCTAAAGGCGTTCAACAAAATATTCTTATCCAAGTGAACCTTGCCCACGAGGAAACCAAAAACGGTTTTGATAAGAACGACGTTCTTGCGGCATGGCCTGAGCTGATGAAACTTCCCAACTTGCATATAATGGGTTTGATGACGATGCCGCCATTAACCGAAACGGGGTCTGAAGTACGTCATTACTTTGCGGAGCTCCGCGCTTTGCGTGACGAGCTTAAACGGCAAACTGACACGACAGTTCATCCGATGACGGAGCTGTCAATGGGCACGAGCCATGATTATCAAGTCGCCATAGAAGAAGGCGCAACCATTGTGCGTCTTGGGACTATTTTGTTTGGCGAACGCCCTGTCAGACGTTAG
- a CDS encoding FHA domain-containing protein yields MGAAPNVKDALSFEVEVTKGPHIGLRLNFSKGSATIGRGPENDIVLSSDPRVSRQHAEIKQRGSEFVVVNLSSKNFILVNGEAVQSEVLKKGTVIQIGETEMRFICEGAEEPQLAAVPSSVPAATPGLKPNSPFVPVTPAPTPAAAPRPQAGVPAFQQPGMAPSVPPMGMPPSMPSQGMGYGGGFQAPPSAGPAPAMRGGGGSILQNPKARFYGIIAIVAVVGYFIFSPSKGNKAKDPNAIRTSSISLQDMAEADKRTQELASLKKDKYDSVQYRRAQENFIRGFRDFQQGQYARSREAFQVVLNLDPDNELAKRYYHLAKIKFDELVKFNMIQGNRYREKKNWRMCQSNYSNVMTMLQNRKDDPTFKEAKQFYEECSLNVETGRF; encoded by the coding sequence ATGGGCGCGGCTCCGAATGTGAAAGATGCATTGTCGTTCGAAGTTGAGGTCACCAAGGGGCCTCATATCGGACTTCGTTTAAACTTCTCAAAAGGAAGTGCGACGATCGGTCGTGGACCCGAGAATGATATCGTTCTTTCAAGTGATCCACGTGTGAGCCGTCAACATGCTGAAATCAAACAGCGTGGTAGTGAATTCGTTGTTGTTAATTTAAGTTCGAAAAATTTTATCCTCGTAAATGGTGAAGCTGTTCAATCAGAAGTTCTTAAAAAAGGAACTGTGATTCAAATCGGTGAAACAGAAATGCGTTTCATCTGCGAAGGTGCTGAAGAACCGCAATTAGCGGCGGTTCCTTCGTCTGTGCCAGCAGCGACACCAGGTTTAAAACCAAACAGTCCGTTTGTGCCAGTGACGCCAGCGCCAACTCCGGCAGCGGCACCACGTCCACAAGCAGGTGTACCAGCATTCCAGCAACCAGGAATGGCACCGTCAGTTCCACCAATGGGAATGCCACCATCAATGCCTTCCCAAGGTATGGGCTATGGTGGAGGATTCCAAGCTCCTCCGTCTGCGGGACCGGCTCCAGCAATGCGTGGTGGTGGCGGCAGTATTTTGCAAAATCCAAAAGCGCGCTTCTATGGAATCATCGCGATTGTTGCGGTGGTGGGATATTTCATTTTCTCTCCGTCAAAAGGGAATAAGGCGAAAGATCCAAATGCTATCCGAACGTCTTCGATTTCGTTGCAAGATATGGCGGAGGCAGACAAACGTACGCAAGAGCTCGCTTCACTGAAGAAAGATAAGTACGATTCGGTTCAATACCGTCGTGCCCAAGAAAACTTTATTCGTGGTTTCCGCGATTTCCAACAAGGTCAATACGCTCGTTCGCGTGAAGCGTTCCAAGTCGTATTGAACTTGGACCCGGATAATGAATTAGCGAAGCGCTATTATCATTTAGCAAAAATTAAGTTCGATGAGTTAGTTAAGTTTAATATGATTCAAGGTAATCGCTACAGAGAAAAGAAAAACTGGCGTATGTGTCAGTCGAATTATTCTAACGTGATGACTATGCTACAGAACCGCAAAGACGATCCTACGTTTAAGGAAGCCAAGCAGTTCTATGAAGAATGCAGCTTGAATGTGGAGACCGGGAGATTCTAA
- a CDS encoding DUF748 domain-containing protein, with protein MKRGYKILISLAVLFIVARIALPLGFLYVINKKLSHDMPTYVGRISNFSISFHRGSYEIDGLRIWRKDRAEYDPIIAVDKIRVSFLTHLFIEKKVLVSVDVDRPRLHIIDSVIKGNQQYGEEQNWEKLFEKFIPYDVENIKVADGSIVFVNRDYKKPVQVSIDKISVSIMNLHNTEKVNRKLPGQIKMSARLQREGWIRASVQFNKDAENPTFNLKADLTSTNLARMNNTFILYGPYYFLRGEMSLFSQVFVNNGAVRGYLTPFFKDVEAVKITWNNRIEKHIFAESIQALGDIVLSNSKRLHGKRYAFSGQMVPGEPRWQAFWTAVRSGFQKNVPGKKNIASRKVSSFSAKWLESTDGQTPANPPKRYGLREELELFQNTPLLVPTSFDQNNFSPHVAR; from the coding sequence ATGAAGCGCGGATATAAAATTCTTATTTCTCTTGCTGTGCTTTTCATCGTGGCTCGCATCGCTTTGCCGCTGGGATTTCTTTACGTCATCAATAAAAAACTAAGTCATGATATGCCGACGTATGTGGGGCGCATTTCCAATTTCAGTATTTCCTTTCATCGAGGCTCCTACGAAATAGATGGACTGCGTATCTGGCGCAAAGATCGGGCGGAGTACGATCCCATTATCGCTGTCGATAAAATTCGCGTGAGCTTTTTGACGCATTTGTTTATTGAAAAGAAAGTTTTAGTTAGCGTCGACGTTGATCGACCGCGCCTTCATATCATCGACAGCGTCATCAAGGGCAATCAGCAATACGGTGAAGAGCAAAATTGGGAAAAGCTTTTTGAAAAGTTCATTCCCTACGATGTCGAAAATATCAAAGTCGCCGATGGCAGTATTGTGTTCGTGAATCGCGACTATAAGAAACCCGTGCAAGTTAGTATTGATAAAATCTCTGTCAGCATTATGAATTTGCACAATACTGAAAAGGTGAATCGAAAACTGCCAGGTCAGATTAAAATGTCAGCCCGCCTGCAACGAGAAGGCTGGATTCGCGCTAGTGTTCAGTTCAATAAAGATGCTGAAAATCCAACCTTCAATTTAAAAGCGGATTTAACGTCAACGAATCTGGCGCGAATGAATAACACCTTTATCTTGTACGGACCTTATTATTTTTTGCGTGGAGAAATGTCGTTATTTTCTCAAGTCTTCGTAAATAACGGTGCGGTTCGCGGTTATTTGACGCCATTTTTTAAAGATGTCGAGGCTGTGAAGATCACTTGGAACAATCGCATCGAAAAGCATATTTTTGCAGAATCGATTCAAGCACTGGGTGATATCGTTCTTTCCAATTCAAAACGCTTGCATGGTAAACGTTATGCTTTCAGTGGACAGATGGTTCCCGGTGAACCGCGATGGCAGGCGTTCTGGACGGCTGTGCGCAGTGGCTTTCAAAAAAATGTGCCTGGCAAAAAGAACATCGCCAGTCGTAAAGTCAGTTCATTCTCTGCAAAGTGGCTTGAATCGACTGACGGGCAGACTCCAGCAAATCCTCCGAAGCGTTACGGGCTTCGCGAAGAACTAGAGCTTTTTCAAAACACACCTTTGCTTGTGCCCACTTCATTTGATCAAAATAATTTTTCCCCGCATGTTGCCAGATAA
- a CDS encoding type II secretion system F family protein — MNSLEHKEAKMGSAELMLILGLLLAGVAVFLFVSSIFASNADKSQLSWANNAEPVKSKNPIINFSRPLVHQFTLQHALKIRSEGYRKKVRKFIKTSGLSAELNEDEFIGLQLLWGIMFPIFLLIMNFSLQLGLSPYMCVGMGLIGFYLPQIHSKGEKKKRELSVRADLPFFIDLLALSVEAGLDFFSAIQKIVDKAQGTDSVLADEFSIVLKDIKIGSSKTQALKEMAERLDMNEITSFVAVLVDAEATGASISQVLKDQSEQMRLERFVRAEKAGARASQAILIPLMIFILPAVFIMVFGPVAVSFMSGGK, encoded by the coding sequence ATGAATTCACTTGAACACAAAGAGGCGAAAATGGGAAGTGCAGAGTTAATGCTCATACTAGGATTGCTGCTCGCAGGAGTGGCGGTTTTCCTATTCGTTAGTTCCATCTTTGCAAGTAACGCGGATAAGTCGCAACTTTCATGGGCGAACAATGCAGAACCCGTGAAGTCGAAAAATCCTATTATCAACTTTTCGCGTCCACTTGTGCATCAGTTCACATTGCAACATGCATTGAAGATTAGAAGTGAAGGTTATCGTAAGAAGGTTCGTAAGTTCATCAAAACATCAGGTTTGTCAGCAGAGTTGAATGAAGACGAATTCATCGGCTTGCAACTTCTGTGGGGCATTATGTTCCCGATCTTCTTGCTGATCATGAACTTCTCGTTGCAGTTGGGTTTATCGCCTTACATGTGCGTCGGTATGGGGTTGATTGGTTTCTATCTTCCACAAATTCACTCGAAAGGTGAAAAGAAGAAGCGTGAGCTTTCAGTGCGTGCCGATTTGCCGTTCTTCATCGACTTGCTAGCGCTTTCAGTGGAAGCCGGTTTGGACTTCTTTTCTGCGATTCAAAAGATCGTGGATAAAGCACAAGGTACAGATTCAGTTTTGGCGGATGAGTTTTCAATTGTTTTGAAAGATATCAAAATCGGTTCGTCGAAAACGCAAGCCTTGAAAGAAATGGCCGAGCGTTTAGACATGAACGAGATTACCAGCTTCGTCGCGGTCTTGGTTGACGCGGAAGCAACGGGTGCAAGTATTTCGCAAGTATTAAAGGACCAGTCCGAGCAAATGCGTTTGGAGCGTTTCGTACGCGCCGAAAAAGCGGGTGCTCGTGCTTCGCAAGCTATCTTGATTCCGCTGATGATTTTCATTTTACCAGCGGTCTTCATCATGGTTTTCGGTCCAGTAGCAGTTTCATTTATGTCGGGTGGAAAATAG
- a CDS encoding FHA domain-containing protein, translated as MWALRVLTGPQAGQILELKMGRNVIGRAPTCDIKLTSAGVSKEHSEVTVYKEKIVVTDLKSSNGTYLNGIRMQTGIMRLGDKLGIHDVLVDVIPAPDARPQAPRPQQAQVPSQTPMPYYGGGAAPQMPPQMYQQQAYGQPQGIPQPMAGMPGAAPGAAPAPAPAYHPGGVKALVDKLMEYIDKVALPGVYKLPTFIEFKMVLLGFVVLFIFVTTLLSMIPMVAISRASIINESKRRAASIARTVATMNQAALLQNSFSQLTTNQAESEDGVKQVLIVQQSDGMILAPATRAGTTPDLPFVHVARREMRPQSVEVDSSTIGASFPIGLFDPNTGEQSVKAHAIVLYDIGSLAFDDGRAISLFMQTLVIATLVGLLIYFFMYKLIEYPIASLNSQLDIAMREKKDSTEVDFMFPPLQALVGNINSLLTRYISGARDEGGGGNFVNKDGEAENLVQMIGFPSVAIAKDGRIIACSPSFAAVAHAEATALAGQMYTAIPDTAMQQNIEHLVGKSRENPRVIHTDQLEFSGHLCVLSCQAMSSSPTDIDYYLITVSPTDGGS; from the coding sequence ATGTGGGCGCTTAGAGTTTTAACCGGTCCTCAAGCCGGCCAAATTTTAGAATTGAAAATGGGGCGCAACGTGATCGGTCGTGCTCCAACTTGTGATATTAAACTCACAAGTGCTGGCGTTTCTAAGGAACACAGCGAAGTCACTGTTTATAAAGAAAAAATTGTCGTCACGGATTTGAAATCAAGCAACGGTACTTATTTAAATGGTATTCGTATGCAAACCGGGATCATGAGACTTGGTGATAAACTGGGTATTCACGATGTTTTGGTTGATGTGATTCCAGCTCCGGATGCAAGACCACAAGCGCCACGTCCACAACAAGCGCAAGTGCCGTCGCAAACTCCAATGCCATATTATGGTGGTGGTGCGGCTCCGCAAATGCCGCCACAAATGTATCAACAACAAGCTTACGGTCAGCCGCAAGGTATACCGCAACCTATGGCAGGAATGCCAGGAGCAGCTCCAGGTGCGGCCCCAGCGCCAGCTCCGGCTTATCATCCGGGTGGTGTCAAAGCCCTTGTTGATAAGTTGATGGAGTACATTGATAAAGTCGCATTGCCAGGGGTTTATAAACTTCCAACGTTTATTGAATTCAAAATGGTATTGTTGGGCTTTGTCGTTTTATTTATCTTTGTCACAACATTGCTTTCAATGATTCCGATGGTGGCGATTTCAAGAGCCAGCATCATCAATGAAAGTAAACGTCGTGCGGCTTCTATCGCAAGAACAGTTGCGACGATGAACCAAGCGGCCCTTCTGCAAAATAGTTTTTCACAGTTAACAACGAACCAGGCAGAGTCTGAAGACGGTGTGAAACAAGTTCTTATCGTGCAACAATCTGACGGTATGATCTTGGCTCCAGCGACTCGTGCAGGTACGACTCCGGATTTGCCATTCGTGCATGTGGCTCGTCGTGAAATGCGCCCGCAGTCGGTGGAAGTTGATTCTTCAACGATCGGTGCAAGTTTCCCAATCGGCTTGTTCGATCCAAATACGGGTGAACAGTCGGTGAAAGCTCATGCGATTGTCTTGTATGATATCGGAAGCTTGGCATTTGATGACGGTCGTGCGATTTCGTTGTTCATGCAAACTTTGGTTATCGCAACCCTTGTAGGTTTGTTGATTTACTTCTTTATGTACAAGCTGATCGAATATCCAATTGCGAGCTTGAATTCGCAATTAGACATTGCAATGCGCGAAAAGAAAGACAGCACTGAAGTCGACTTCATGTTCCCACCATTGCAAGCTCTTGTTGGCAATATTAACAGTTTGCTGACTCGTTATATCAGTGGCGCACGTGATGAAGGCGGCGGCGGCAACTTCGTCAATAAAGATGGCGAGGCTGAAAACCTTGTACAGATGATCGGTTTCCCGTCGGTGGCTATTGCTAAAGACGGTCGCATCATCGCATGCAGTCCTTCATTTGCAGCGGTCGCACACGCAGAAGCAACAGCATTAGCTGGGCAAATGTATACGGCGATTCCAGACACAGCCATGCAACAAAATATTGAACACTTGGTGGGTAAGAGCCGCGAAAATCCTCGCGTGATTCATACGGACCAATTGGAGTTCAGTGGTCATTTATGTGTATTAAGCTGTCAGGCGATGAGTTCATCGCCGACAGATATCGATTATTATCTTATCACCGTATCACCAACTGACGGAGGGTCGTAA